The following DNA comes from Candidatus Hydrogenedentota bacterium.
GCTCTGCTATTCATAGCTCACGTTGTTCTCCTAGACGCCGTTCCGGCATCTTTTCCGAATGGCGGGCTCGATCTGGGGCGGTACCAGTTCGCTCAGGTCACCGTTGAACCGGGCGATCTCGCGCACGATGCGCGAACTCAGGAACAAATGAGGTTCGCTGGGCATCAGGCACACGGTCTCGAGGCTCGGGTTCAGTTTCTGGTTCGTAATGGCCATGGTCAACTCGAATTCGAAGTCCGACATCACACGCAGACCGCGGACCACCGCTACGGCGTTGCATTCGCGCGCGAACTCAGCCGTCAACCCGACGAAGGAGGCTACCTGGACGTTCGGAAT
Coding sequences within:
- the coaD gene encoding pantetheine-phosphate adenylyltransferase, coding for MRERVAVYPGSFDPPTNGHLDLIQRASALFDRLIVAVATNTDKQGLFPVDERLEMLTAITRDIPNVQVASFVGLTAEFARECNAVAVVRGLRVMSDFEFELTMAITNQKLNPSLETVCLMPSEPHLFLSSRIVREIARFNGDLSELVPPQIEPAIRKRCRNGV